A DNA window from Candidatus Hydrogenedentota bacterium contains the following coding sequences:
- a CDS encoding helix-turn-helix transcriptional regulator, whose protein sequence is MRTISDILKEAIVDSGLPHRQIGLRAGVNRISVMRFMRGDTSITLEQAERLAEFFGLSLMPKETTKRTRKG, encoded by the coding sequence ATGAGAACGATATCAGACATCCTGAAAGAGGCGATTGTGGACAGTGGGCTTCCCCATCGCCAGATTGGACTACGGGCCGGAGTGAACCGGATCAGCGTCATGCGGTTCATGCGCGGCGATACCAGCATCACGCTTGAACAGGCGGAGCGGCTGGCGGAATTCTTCGGGTTGTCGTTGATGCCCAAAGAGACAACGAAGCGGACACGGAAAGGGTAG
- a CDS encoding tetratricopeptide repeat protein gives MEFIKKNALPLCLLAACVIAVLVGGYALLSPGGRELPAPRFQRVLPATSQSQEKMREILYRPPAEPRPTEHDERLAAIEDYRTRLEENPDSEEAPILLLAMGNLQKMEGDCDNAIAAYEQVILNHPQSNQYLDAWLETATCYEVMDDYNNMIRTYMDMAKAFPPDTEAHKFALSKLGMSDITVPGPLPEVTPEPEPDNAEYVVEDPPLAPEEDTTLAPGEDEPQVSGEDAAPPPATDVTAPQ, from the coding sequence ATGGAATTCATCAAAAAAAACGCTTTGCCCCTGTGCCTGCTGGCCGCCTGCGTCATCGCCGTGCTGGTCGGCGGGTATGCCCTGCTAAGTCCCGGCGGCCGGGAGCTTCCAGCGCCACGTTTTCAGCGCGTGCTCCCCGCCACGTCCCAAAGCCAGGAAAAAATGCGGGAAATCCTTTACAGGCCCCCTGCGGAACCCCGCCCCACCGAGCATGACGAGCGCCTTGCGGCCATCGAGGATTATCGGACACGCCTTGAGGAGAATCCCGACAGCGAGGAGGCCCCCATCCTCCTGCTGGCCATGGGCAACCTCCAAAAAATGGAGGGCGACTGCGACAATGCCATCGCGGCCTACGAGCAGGTCATTCTTAACCATCCACAATCCAACCAATACCTGGACGCCTGGCTGGAAACCGCCACCTGCTACGAGGTCATGGACGACTACAACAACATGATCCGCACCTACATGGACATGGCCAAGGCCTTCCCGCCCGATACCGAGGCGCACAAATTTGCCCTGAGCAAACTGGGCATGTCCGACATCACCGTGCCCGGCCCCCTGCCCGAAGTGACTCCCGAGCCCGAGCCGGACAACGCCGAATATGTCGTGGAAGACCCGCCCCTGGCGCCCGAGGAAGACACCACTCTGGCACCCGGGGAAGACGAGCCACAGGTTTCCGGCGAAGACGCCGCCCCGCCTCCCGCGACCGACGTCACCGCCCCCCAGTGA
- a CDS encoding site-specific integrase, which produces MATLKRKAYTKPLPADAETFTKGGVLHAKWVDGKGKRQTARVTTGQDGAPRLLIESPVWFAQFRDAGDMVRLVSTGCRSRDAAQARLAQLVNEQERVRAGVVSAAEVRTSRHGRRDYAETVEAFIASMRARNCAKRCADEWAALLKADGAAMGWRTLADMSRADLERCLTKRATTAKDPEKPESVMGARMHNVHVTAFSSFGNWCFRQGYAKANPFTGTARRDEQGDRRRTRRAMSAVEIGRLIEAARTRPEREARLVTRGPHKGEYTADLSDKTLDSLRWLGETRAMFWKTLALTGLRVNEARSITLGNVMLDADTPHLLLAGRDAKNRKAATVPLQRDFAQELAGYVAERKARLLGQRGASVAAFPGAFDAVPVFDVPMNMSKVFDADRKAADIPKHDGAGRVVDCHCLRHSFATALVAAKVPVHVAQKLLRHATPQMTLGVYSHANVGDMADAVNALPLIGWGAGGEQKKAASALAPTLAHNSGFSRASEAVGGRFRDSGTVKHGTDTKCVSPNNDRGLRRKAVGGSGEEMARPDGLEPSAFSLEG; this is translated from the coding sequence ATGGCGACCTTGAAACGGAAGGCCTACACGAAACCGCTACCGGCGGACGCGGAGACGTTCACCAAGGGCGGTGTGCTTCATGCCAAATGGGTGGACGGCAAAGGCAAGCGGCAGACTGCGCGTGTGACCACAGGACAGGACGGCGCGCCCCGGTTGCTCATCGAGTCACCCGTCTGGTTCGCCCAATTCCGTGATGCGGGTGACATGGTGCGGCTGGTGTCCACGGGTTGCCGTTCACGCGACGCGGCACAGGCGCGGCTTGCCCAGTTGGTCAATGAGCAGGAACGGGTGAGGGCCGGTGTCGTCTCGGCGGCGGAGGTGCGGACATCACGCCATGGGCGGCGGGACTACGCGGAGACGGTGGAGGCGTTCATTGCCAGCATGCGCGCGCGGAACTGCGCCAAGCGGTGCGCCGACGAATGGGCGGCGTTGCTCAAGGCGGACGGCGCGGCGATGGGCTGGCGCACACTGGCCGACATGTCACGCGCCGACCTTGAGCGGTGTCTGACGAAGCGGGCGACAACGGCGAAAGACCCGGAGAAACCCGAGTCCGTCATGGGGGCGCGGATGCACAACGTCCATGTGACTGCGTTCTCATCCTTTGGGAACTGGTGTTTCCGGCAGGGCTATGCCAAGGCGAACCCGTTCACCGGGACGGCCCGGCGGGATGAGCAGGGCGACCGGCGGCGCACACGGCGGGCCATGTCGGCGGTGGAGATTGGGCGGCTCATCGAGGCGGCGCGGACCCGGCCAGAGCGGGAGGCGCGTCTGGTCACACGCGGGCCGCACAAAGGCGAGTATACGGCGGACCTATCAGACAAGACTCTGGACAGTCTCCGCTGGCTTGGCGAGACGCGGGCCATGTTCTGGAAGACGCTGGCCTTGACCGGGCTTCGCGTGAATGAGGCGCGTTCCATCACGCTGGGCAATGTGATGCTGGACGCGGACACGCCGCATTTACTGCTGGCCGGACGCGACGCGAAGAACAGGAAAGCGGCCACCGTGCCCCTACAGCGGGACTTTGCCCAAGAATTAGCCGGATATGTGGCGGAGCGGAAGGCGCGTCTTCTGGGGCAACGTGGCGCGTCTGTGGCGGCGTTCCCCGGCGCGTTCGATGCGGTGCCGGTGTTTGACGTGCCCATGAACATGTCCAAGGTGTTTGATGCAGACCGCAAGGCGGCGGACATACCGAAGCATGACGGGGCCGGGCGCGTGGTGGACTGCCACTGTCTGCGGCATTCGTTTGCGACGGCCCTTGTCGCGGCAAAGGTGCCTGTCCATGTCGCCCAGAAACTTCTGCGCCATGCCACCCCGCAGATGACCTTGGGAGTCTACTCCCATGCGAATGTCGGCGACATGGCGGACGCCGTGAACGCTCTGCCACTCATCGGATGGGGAGCGGGTGGGGAACAGAAAAAAGCCGCTTCTGCGCTTGCCCCAACGCTTGCCCATAATTCAGGCTTTTCGAGGGCAAGCGAGGCAGTGGGAGGCAGATTCCGTGATTCTGGAACAGTGAAGCATGGAACTGATACGAAATGCGTTTCGCCCAATAACGACAGGGGCTTACGGCGCAAGGCAGTGGGGGGCAGTGGTGAGGAAATGGCGCGCCCGGATGGACTCGAACCATCGGCATTCAGCTTAGAAGGCTGA